One genomic region from Clostridium saccharobutylicum DSM 13864 encodes:
- a CDS encoding M15 family metallopeptidase — protein sequence MKKLTTFIICFLIAFNMPITSKAVEDKNYETEMKQDILVLMLAYPQYIVGVEKKSDDEIYLIMKSGKKIIYDDKKQKSHEEKLNNPDLQDMLEQVYPLDKSADIMDKSFDPGRARHYELLSEVYGGSRQSIEKNLTSLHYGYTNYQFNSKNKANICLEAALKEIMPLAKTRGDISSILYPASGTYNYRVIAGTGRLSPHSYGIAIDLKSDKRDYWKWSSEKQGKTRLADYPKELVEAFEKNNFVWGGKWGHFDILHFEYRPEIILKAKYFGNFNNDRKWYEGAPVEEYTKKCIDIIEKELCSAQ from the coding sequence TTTATAATATGTTTTCTCATTGCTTTTAACATGCCTATAACCTCAAAAGCAGTTGAGGATAAAAACTATGAAACAGAAATGAAACAAGATATTTTAGTTCTTATGTTAGCCTATCCACAGTACATCGTAGGAGTAGAAAAGAAAAGTGATGATGAAATTTATTTAATTATGAAGAGTGGTAAGAAAATTATTTATGATGACAAAAAACAAAAAAGCCATGAAGAAAAGCTTAATAATCCAGATCTTCAAGATATGTTAGAGCAAGTTTATCCACTTGATAAAAGTGCAGATATTATGGATAAAAGTTTTGATCCAGGCAGAGCTAGACATTATGAACTTTTGAGTGAAGTTTATGGGGGTTCAAGACAATCTATTGAAAAAAACTTGACTAGCTTACATTATGGATATACAAATTATCAATTCAATAGTAAAAATAAAGCCAATATATGTTTGGAAGCAGCGTTAAAGGAAATTATGCCTTTAGCAAAAACAAGAGGTGATATATCGAGTATTCTTTATCCAGCTAGCGGAACTTATAACTATAGGGTTATCGCAGGTACTGGACGATTAAGCCCTCATTCTTATGGTATAGCTATTGATTTAAAAAGTGATAAAAGAGATTATTGGAAGTGGAGTTCTGAGAAACAAGGGAAGACTAGATTAGCAGATTATCCAAAAGAATTAGTTGAAGCCTTTGAAAAAAATAATTTTGTTTGGGGAGGAAAATGGGGACATTTTGATATTTTACATTTTGAATATAGACCTGAAATAATATTAAAAGCTAAATATTTTGGAAACTTTAACAATGATAGAAAGTGGTATGAAGGTGCACCCGTTGAAGAATATACAAAGAAATGTATTGATATAATTGAAAAAGAATTGTGCTCTGCACAATGA
- a CDS encoding amidase domain-containing protein — MQLSKLKRNSIIFINVIIFTLVYSLVGGISEEKVLADVNSDNEIVSFLENIFTIRNKAILSQDLESLESIYATDTKFGQWAYEYEQRKVKYINNWAEKQGVNFTDIIPKLVIRKSKVRDDKGYFNILCNTEYKYVYKDQPDKVNSSRIGTYHSLQLTKKDGEWIITKEWYTDPFADSLSLEDIKADAIKEYINSEQPRDLSNISDRRKKALEYAEKYCGAATCEEYGYKYNKQYRNFNPQGGDCANFASQILHEGGQFKKNSTWNYSKGSASGPWVNADKFTYYMLNSGRASVIAHGNYEKVYKASYKLLPGDFVAYEKKGDITHISVVTGADSKGYSLVTCHNTDRNNVPWDLGWSDKKIKFWIIRVNY; from the coding sequence ATGCAGCTCTCTAAACTTAAGAGGAATTCAATAATATTTATCAATGTCATTATATTTACTTTAGTGTATTCATTAGTTGGGGGTATTTCAGAAGAAAAAGTTCTAGCAGATGTTAATAGTGATAATGAAATAGTAAGTTTTTTAGAAAATATATTTACAATAAGAAATAAAGCAATATTAAGTCAGGATTTAGAATCATTAGAATCTATATATGCAACTGATACCAAATTTGGTCAATGGGCTTATGAGTATGAGCAAAGAAAGGTAAAATACATAAATAATTGGGCAGAGAAACAAGGTGTTAATTTTACAGATATAATACCTAAATTAGTAATTAGAAAATCTAAAGTTAGAGATGATAAGGGGTATTTCAATATATTATGTAATACAGAATATAAATATGTTTACAAGGATCAGCCAGACAAAGTTAACAGTTCAAGAATTGGAACATATCATTCACTGCAATTAACTAAGAAGGATGGAGAATGGATAATAACTAAGGAATGGTATACAGATCCTTTTGCAGATTCTTTAAGTTTAGAAGATATTAAAGCAGATGCTATTAAAGAATATATAAATTCTGAGCAGCCGAGAGATCTTTCTAATATTAGTGATAGAAGAAAAAAAGCATTGGAATATGCGGAAAAATATTGTGGAGCAGCAACATGTGAAGAATATGGATATAAATATAATAAACAATATAGAAACTTTAATCCACAGGGAGGCGACTGTGCAAACTTTGCTTCTCAAATATTACATGAAGGAGGGCAATTCAAAAAAAATTCTACATGGAATTACTCTAAGGGAAGTGCATCAGGACCTTGGGTTAATGCAGATAAATTTACGTATTACATGCTAAATAGTGGAAGAGCTTCAGTTATTGCACATGGCAACTATGAAAAGGTGTATAAAGCTTCTTACAAGTTACTTCCAGGAGATTTTGTTGCTTATGAGAAGAAAGGTGATATAACTCATATATCTGTAGTTACTGGAGCTGATTCAAAAGGATATTCTCTAGTAACGTGCCATAATACAGATAGAAATAATGTTCCTTGGGATTTGGGGTGGAGTGATAAAAAAATAAAATTTTGGATAATTAGAGTAAACTATTAA
- a CDS encoding methyl-accepting chemotaxis protein, which yields MKTNKGIGTKLYLLIIFVIIFILGICSFSWIQFKSFNEKYKNRLQVTTQYIKIVDEARQAQVDFKKQVQEWKDMLLRGYDSESLKKYSSQFSQENDNVEKQLLKLKEDMTQQNIDTSSVDVLLSAHKELYNKYNVAIKNFDPNNTESYRIVDKLVTGIDRKPTDDMDLLVKQIQDKAKSETDNMLEQSNIDSNNFNKNLICIAILGMILIILFTYLIINTYKGITQFIDQFKTLLEKAENGDLTINGELHKKDELGELTEKFNRFIYKIRNLISDAKDSSDTVVSSSHDITETSDQVGKISDEIASTINNLAESASKQTELVKKSNGSVKDVVNGVNRITENTVYINKLASKAMDTVANGTDILKHQIDRMSNTKNSSQNVNEAISALSKKSNEIGKVVEAINGITEQINLLSLNASIEASRAGEAGRGFTVVANEIKNLAELSKESTQKISNLISEVQNDIENAVIEVATTNDSIDAQADSLKLTDDSFKLIQKSVFEVTNKIKEVSAETKEINQNAISVENSIKNIAYIIEENATGTEEIASSIQEQTVSIQEVASSMNVLAELSSNLKQAIDKFKI from the coding sequence ATGAAGACTAATAAAGGAATAGGCACTAAACTATATTTATTAATAATATTTGTCATAATATTTATACTAGGTATATGTAGCTTTTCATGGATCCAATTTAAAAGCTTTAACGAAAAATATAAAAACAGATTACAGGTAACTACTCAATATATTAAAATCGTTGACGAAGCAAGACAAGCTCAAGTGGATTTTAAAAAACAAGTACAAGAATGGAAAGACATGCTTTTAAGAGGTTATGATTCTGAATCCTTAAAAAAATATTCTTCTCAATTTTCGCAAGAAAATGATAATGTTGAAAAACAACTATTAAAGCTTAAAGAAGATATGACACAACAAAATATTGATACTTCATCAGTTGATGTATTATTAAGCGCACACAAAGAATTATATAACAAGTATAATGTTGCAATTAAAAATTTTGATCCAAATAACACAGAAAGTTATCGTATAGTAGATAAACTAGTTACAGGAATTGATAGAAAACCTACTGATGACATGGACTTATTGGTAAAACAAATACAAGATAAAGCAAAGTCAGAAACAGATAATATGTTAGAACAATCTAATATCGATTCTAATAACTTTAATAAAAATTTAATTTGCATTGCAATTCTTGGTATGATTTTGATTATTTTGTTTACTTATTTGATTATAAATACATATAAGGGTATTACACAATTTATAGATCAATTTAAAACATTGTTAGAAAAAGCTGAAAATGGAGACCTAACAATTAATGGGGAATTACATAAGAAAGATGAATTAGGTGAGCTTACTGAAAAATTCAATAGATTTATATATAAAATTAGGAATTTAATTTCTGACGCTAAAGATTCAAGTGATACAGTTGTATCTTCTTCCCACGATATAACGGAAACATCTGATCAAGTTGGAAAAATATCTGATGAAATTGCATCTACTATTAATAATCTGGCAGAAAGTGCTTCTAAACAAACTGAATTAGTTAAAAAAAGTAATGGTTCTGTTAAAGATGTTGTTAATGGCGTAAATCGTATAACCGAAAATACAGTTTATATAAATAAATTAGCAAGTAAAGCAATGGATACTGTTGCTAATGGTACTGATATTTTAAAACATCAAATTGATAGAATGTCTAATACAAAAAATTCATCTCAGAATGTTAACGAAGCAATTTCTGCGCTATCAAAAAAATCAAATGAAATTGGAAAAGTTGTAGAAGCTATAAATGGAATTACAGAACAAATAAATTTATTATCATTAAATGCTTCGATAGAAGCCTCTAGAGCTGGTGAAGCTGGTAGAGGATTTACGGTAGTTGCTAATGAAATTAAAAATCTGGCTGAATTATCAAAAGAATCTACACAAAAAATAAGTAATCTTATCTCAGAGGTACAAAATGATATTGAAAATGCAGTTATTGAAGTTGCAACTACAAATGATTCAATAGATGCACAAGCAGATTCACTTAAACTTACTGATGATTCCTTTAAACTTATACAAAAATCTGTTTTTGAAGTTACAAACAAAATAAAAGAAGTTTCTGCTGAAACAAAAGAAATTAATCAAAATGCAATATCAGTAGAAAATTCTATTAAAAATATTGCATATATAATAGAAGAAAATGCGACAGGTACAGAAGAAATTGCTTCTTCAATTCAAGAACAAACAGTTTCAATTCAAGAAGTAGCATCATCTATGAATGTCCTTGCAGAATTATCAAGTAATCTGAAACAAGCAATAGATAAATTTAAAATATAA
- the eutC gene encoding ethanolamine ammonia-lyase subunit EutC: MEQDILRDISTIDLSNKVSVDNPVDYKGCMVLKKSTSARICTGRAGTRCKTIDYLRFRADHAVAQDAVWSYVDEKVVDDLGFVKVQTLVKDKEEYITRPDLGRCFSDKVINNIKQNCVNDIDVQIIAGDGLSSPAITSNLKEIYPMIVEGTKAKGYSIGTPIFIKYARVATMDKISEAINAKVTLILIGERPGLATGESMSCYIAYEASSKKPESQRTVISNIHKNGMPPVEAGAQIVHLIEILMKEKKSGIDLKL; this comes from the coding sequence ATGGAACAAGATATTTTAAGAGATATATCAACCATTGATTTAAGCAATAAGGTCTCAGTGGATAATCCAGTAGATTACAAAGGCTGTATGGTTTTGAAAAAATCTACTTCAGCAAGAATTTGTACAGGAAGAGCAGGTACAAGATGTAAAACTATAGATTACTTAAGATTTAGAGCAGATCATGCAGTTGCACAAGATGCAGTTTGGTCATATGTAGATGAAAAAGTAGTTGATGATTTAGGTTTTGTTAAAGTTCAGACTTTAGTAAAGGATAAAGAAGAATATATAACAAGACCAGACTTAGGTAGATGTTTTTCAGATAAAGTTATAAATAATATAAAACAAAATTGTGTAAATGACATAGATGTGCAAATTATAGCAGGGGATGGTTTAAGCTCACCAGCTATAACTTCAAATTTAAAAGAAATATACCCTATGATTGTAGAAGGGACAAAAGCTAAAGGATATAGCATTGGTACTCCTATCTTTATTAAATATGCTAGAGTTGCCACCATGGATAAAATTAGTGAAGCAATAAACGCAAAAGTTACTCTTATATTAATAGGAGAAAGACCAGGCCTTGCAACTGGAGAAAGTATGAGCTGTTATATAGCTTATGAAGCTAGCAGCAAAAAGCCAGAATCACAAAGAACAGTTATATCTAATATACACAAAAATGGAATGCCTCCAGTAGAAGCAGGAGCACAAATTGTGCATTTAATTGAAATATTAATGAAAGAAAAGAAAAGTGGAATAGATCTTAAACTTTAG
- a CDS encoding ethanolamine ammonia-lyase subunit EutB produces MILKTTLSGNVYNFSDVKEVLAKANEEKSGDRLAGIIANSTAERVAAKVVLSELTIGDLRNNPVVDYDKDEVTRVIQDGVNEEIYNKIKSMTIGEFREFLLSSSGEEIKEIRDGLTSEVIAGVTKLMSNMDLICAAKKITNIATCNTTIGMPGTLSARLQPNHPTDSIDGIMASVMEGISYGVGDAVIGLNPAVDTIDSVSNILKSFKDFMNKFKIPTQNCVLAHVTTQMEAIKKGAPIDLMFQSIAGSEISNRGFGIDVKLLDEAYSIMKELKSSKGDNFMYFETGQGSELSSEGHNGADQLTMEARCYGLAKKYNPFLVNTVVGFIGPEYLYDGAQVIRAGLEDHFMGKLTGLSMGVDVCYTNHMKADQNDLENLAVLLAQSNCNYFMGVPGGDDVMLMYQSTSYHDIAALREVTNKRPIKEFENRLEELGIMKNGILTDRAGDPSIFLSMGV; encoded by the coding sequence ATGATTTTAAAAACAACACTTTCTGGAAATGTTTATAATTTTTCAGATGTAAAAGAAGTATTAGCAAAGGCAAATGAAGAGAAATCAGGAGATAGACTTGCAGGAATTATAGCTAATTCAACTGCAGAAAGAGTTGCAGCAAAAGTAGTTCTTTCAGAGCTTACTATAGGAGATTTAAGAAATAATCCAGTTGTGGATTATGATAAGGATGAAGTTACTAGAGTAATTCAAGACGGAGTAAATGAAGAAATATATAATAAAATTAAATCTATGACTATTGGTGAGTTTAGAGAATTTCTTTTATCATCAAGTGGGGAAGAAATTAAGGAAATAAGGGATGGATTAACTTCAGAAGTTATAGCAGGAGTAACTAAACTTATGAGTAATATGGATCTCATATGTGCAGCAAAAAAAATAACTAATATAGCAACTTGCAACACAACTATTGGAATGCCAGGTACACTTTCAGCAAGGCTTCAGCCAAATCATCCTACAGATAGTATTGATGGAATAATGGCATCTGTTATGGAAGGTATAAGTTATGGAGTTGGAGATGCAGTAATTGGTCTTAATCCAGCTGTAGATACAATTGATAGTGTTTCTAACATATTAAAGAGTTTTAAGGATTTTATGAACAAATTTAAAATACCAACTCAAAATTGTGTTTTAGCGCATGTAACAACTCAAATGGAAGCAATAAAAAAAGGTGCACCTATAGATTTGATGTTCCAAAGTATAGCAGGATCAGAAATTTCTAATAGAGGATTTGGCATAGATGTAAAATTACTTGATGAAGCGTATTCCATAATGAAAGAATTGAAATCATCAAAAGGTGATAATTTTATGTACTTTGAAACTGGACAAGGATCAGAATTATCTTCAGAGGGACATAATGGTGCAGATCAACTTACAATGGAAGCTAGATGTTATGGACTTGCTAAGAAGTACAATCCATTTTTGGTTAATACAGTTGTAGGGTTTATAGGACCAGAATATCTTTATGATGGGGCACAAGTTATAAGAGCAGGACTTGAAGATCACTTTATGGGTAAGTTAACAGGATTATCTATGGGTGTTGATGTTTGTTATACAAATCATATGAAAGCAGACCAAAATGATTTAGAAAATTTAGCAGTATTACTTGCTCAATCCAACTGTAATTACTTCATGGGTGTTCCAGGTGGTGATGATGTAATGTTAATGTATCAGTCCACAAGTTATCATGACATTGCAGCTTTAAGAGAAGTAACTAATAAAAGACCAATTAAAGAATTTGAAAATAGGCTTGAGGAACTTGGCATAATGAAAAACGGAATATTGACGGACAGAGCAGGAGACCCATCAATATTTTTGAGCATGGGGGTGTAA
- the eat gene encoding ethanolamine permease, which translates to MNNELKKTLKPVQLWAIIVGMVISGMYCGWNYALELTSPVGFIIAILVVTLFYTTFMFSYAELSTAIPHAGGPSEYASRALGKFGGFIAGFSCLVEFLFATPAIALSIGAYINFLIPSVPAVVAALVAYALFVFVNCLGIEAAAKVELIVTIVAIGGLLLFIGAGAPHIQLNNIFGGQVFKGGLGGIFSAIPFAIWFYLAVEGGAMSAEECHDPKKDVPRGFILGIATLVVLSLATFFVTAGTSESSVLSATDSPLPTALEGIYGAGILSNAMSFIGLFGLVASLHGIIIGYSRQAFAMSRSGYLPKFLSKVNSKGAPVYAIVIMSLIGMIFVLTGQTAVIIVISSFGAVALYIISMISLFILRSKQPNLNRPFKVAYPIVPGVALLVALVFLVAVTISNLSTVFWVVGAYAIAVIYYFVYSKMQISIVKEFSKGINSEIS; encoded by the coding sequence ATGAATAATGAATTAAAAAAGACATTAAAACCAGTACAACTTTGGGCAATAATTGTTGGAATGGTTATATCAGGAATGTACTGTGGATGGAATTATGCTTTAGAGCTTACAAGTCCAGTTGGATTTATTATAGCAATATTAGTGGTTACACTTTTTTATACTACATTTATGTTTAGTTATGCAGAACTTTCAACTGCAATTCCTCATGCAGGAGGACCTTCTGAATATGCTTCAAGAGCACTTGGAAAATTTGGAGGATTTATTGCAGGTTTTTCATGTTTGGTAGAGTTTCTATTTGCAACTCCAGCAATAGCATTGTCAATAGGTGCATACATTAATTTTTTGATACCATCAGTTCCAGCAGTAGTAGCAGCATTGGTCGCATATGCATTATTTGTTTTTGTAAATTGTTTAGGCATAGAAGCAGCTGCTAAAGTTGAACTTATTGTTACAATTGTTGCCATAGGAGGATTACTTTTATTTATCGGAGCAGGTGCACCACATATTCAATTAAACAATATCTTTGGAGGACAAGTTTTTAAAGGTGGACTTGGTGGAATATTTAGTGCTATACCTTTTGCAATTTGGTTTTATTTAGCCGTTGAGGGTGGAGCAATGTCAGCAGAGGAATGTCATGATCCTAAGAAAGATGTACCTAGAGGGTTTATATTAGGAATAGCAACTCTTGTTGTTTTATCTCTTGCAACATTTTTTGTAACAGCTGGAACTTCAGAGTCAAGTGTTTTAAGTGCAACAGATTCACCATTACCTACAGCTTTAGAAGGAATTTATGGAGCTGGTATATTATCAAATGCTATGAGTTTTATAGGGTTATTTGGACTTGTAGCAAGTTTACATGGAATAATAATAGGATACTCAAGACAAGCGTTTGCAATGTCTAGATCAGGTTATTTACCTAAGTTTTTATCTAAAGTTAATTCTAAAGGTGCTCCAGTATATGCCATAGTTATAATGAGTTTAATAGGAATGATATTTGTTTTAACAGGACAAACTGCTGTAATTATTGTTATATCATCATTTGGAGCTGTAGCTTTGTATATTATAAGTATGATTTCCTTATTTATTTTAAGAAGTAAGCAACCAAATCTTAATAGACCATTTAAGGTTGCGTATCCAATAGTTCCAGGCGTAGCACTTTTAGTAGCTTTAGTATTTTTAGTTGCAGTTACAATATCAAATCTTTCAACTGTATTTTGGGTAGTGGGAGCTTATGCAATAGCTGTAATTTATTATTTTGTATATTCTAAAATGCAAATATCAATTGTTAAAGAGTTTAGTAAAGGGATAAATAGTGAAATCAGCTAG
- a CDS encoding ethanolamine ammonia-lyase reactivating factor EutA, protein MLKSEIYSIGVDIGTSTTEVIISKLKIKNVLSSSLIRETVIEDKEIVYKSPIVFTPLLDEITIDFAKIKDIVSEAIELSKVEINHISTGAVIITGETARKENANEVSRNLSEYLGDFVVATAGPKLESLLAGFGSGAADMSKKLNRRIINLDIGGGTTNVSIFNCGECEQTFALDIGGRLIKFNQEGKVIYISKRIEFLIKDMNIDIQIGKRIEIKNLKVLCEKLAESLLEVCCLKNLCEDTKKLFISEEFEKFEVDYISFSGGIGEYIGQYNKEIEFNDVFKHGDIGPILGACISNVFKNYKDSLLSSKEKIRATVIGAGNHSLTISGSTIAFDKSILPIKNIPIIKPFNKEENLEDIYFLGKKKCEMYEDTCVAISLVGPKSPSYGEIKVIASEIIRLFEEIKGPIIVILENDFAKALGQVISLSLKEKREVICIDKISTKNGDYIDIGLPIGNAIPVVIKTLIYNS, encoded by the coding sequence ATTTTAAAAAGTGAAATATATAGCATAGGAGTTGATATTGGGACATCAACAACTGAGGTTATAATAAGCAAACTAAAAATTAAGAATGTTTTAAGTTCTTCATTAATTAGAGAAACTGTAATTGAAGACAAAGAAATAGTATATAAAAGTCCTATAGTGTTTACACCCCTTCTGGATGAAATTACCATAGACTTTGCAAAGATTAAAGATATTGTTTCGGAAGCTATTGAATTAAGCAAAGTAGAAATAAATCACATATCCACAGGTGCAGTAATAATAACTGGAGAAACTGCCAGAAAGGAAAATGCTAATGAAGTATCTAGAAATCTTTCAGAGTATTTAGGGGACTTTGTTGTAGCAACAGCTGGACCTAAGCTTGAATCTCTACTTGCTGGATTTGGTTCTGGAGCGGCAGATATGTCAAAGAAGCTCAATAGAAGAATAATAAATCTTGATATTGGAGGAGGAACAACTAATGTATCTATCTTCAACTGTGGTGAATGTGAACAAACTTTTGCGTTGGATATTGGAGGAAGACTTATAAAGTTTAATCAAGAAGGAAAAGTTATTTACATTTCTAAAAGAATTGAATTTCTTATAAAAGATATGAACATAGATATTCAGATTGGTAAAAGGATTGAAATAAAAAATTTAAAGGTATTATGTGAAAAATTAGCAGAGAGTTTATTAGAGGTTTGTTGTTTAAAGAATTTATGTGAAGATACAAAAAAGTTATTTATAAGTGAAGAATTTGAAAAATTTGAAGTAGATTATATAAGTTTTTCAGGGGGAATTGGAGAGTATATAGGTCAATATAATAAAGAAATTGAGTTTAATGATGTATTTAAGCATGGGGATATTGGACCAATCTTAGGTGCATGCATAAGCAATGTATTTAAGAATTATAAAGATAGTTTATTATCGTCAAAGGAAAAAATAAGGGCAACTGTAATAGGTGCGGGTAATCATTCTCTAACAATAAGTGGCAGTACAATAGCTTTTGACAAATCTATATTACCAATTAAAAATATTCCTATAATAAAGCCTTTTAACAAAGAAGAAAATTTAGAAGATATATATTTCCTGGGAAAGAAAAAGTGTGAGATGTATGAAGATACTTGCGTTGCAATTTCTCTTGTCGGTCCTAAAAGTCCTAGCTATGGAGAAATAAAAGTTATTGCAAGTGAAATAATAAGGTTATTTGAAGAAATTAAAGGACCTATAATTGTAATTTTAGAAAATGATTTTGCAAAAGCATTAGGACAAGTAATTTCCTTAAGTTTAAAAGAAAAAAGAGAAGTTATATGTATAGACAAAATATCTACAAAGAATGGAGATTATATTGATATAGGATTGCCAATAGGTAATGCTATACCAGTGGTCATAAAAACTTTGATATATAACAGTTAA